In Hippoglossus hippoglossus isolate fHipHip1 chromosome 24, fHipHip1.pri, whole genome shotgun sequence, a single genomic region encodes these proteins:
- the myh6 gene encoding myosin-6, protein MGDVLMAEFGKAAPYLRKSDKERLEAQTRRFDIKTECFVVDDKVEYVKGQIQSKDGGMATVKKDDGTTVTVKESDVHPQNPPKFDKIEDMAMFTFLHEPAVLFNLKERYAAWMIYTYSGLFCVTVNPYKMLPVYDSEVVAAYRGKKRTEAPPHIFSISDNAYQYMLTDRENQSVLITGESGAGKTVNTKRVIQYFASIAAVGGGGKKDTSKGTLEDQIIQANPALEAFGNAKTLRNDNSSRFGKFIRIHFGTSGKLSSADIETYLLEKSRITFQLKAERNYHIFYQILSNQKPELLDILLITNNPYDYSYISQGEVTVASINDSEELMATDSAFDVLGFTPEEKMGVYKLTGAIMHFGNMKFKQKQREEQGEPDGTEAVDKSTYLMGLNSADLIKGLCHPRVKVGNEYVTKGQSVDQVYYAIGALAKSVYEKMFNWMVVRINQSLDTKQHRQYFIGVLDIAGFEIFDLNTFEQLCINYTNEKLQQFFNHHMFVLEQEEYKKEGIDWEFIDFGMDLQACIDLIEKPLGILSILEEECMFPKASDQTFKSKLYDNHLGKNKMFEKPKAAKGKAEAHFALVHYAGTVDYNIGGWLVKNKDPLNETVVGLYQKSSLKLLSLLFSSYSGTDGGDKGSGKGAKKKGSSFQTVSALHRENLNKLMNNLKTTHPHFVRCLIPNDQKTPGVMDNCLVMHQLRCNGVLEGIRICRKGFPNRVHYGDFKQRYRILNASAIPEGQFIDCKKSAEKLLGSLDIDHTQYKFGHTKVFFKAGLLGTLEEMRDEQLSRIITRIQANARALLMRALFAKLVERRDALMVIQWNLRSFLGVKNWPWMKLFFKIKPLLKSAESEKEMANMKDEFNKLKEALEKSEARRKELEEKMVTLLQEKNDLTLQIQSEQDTLTDAEERCEQLIKSKIQLEAKLKEMTERLEDEEELNADLTAKKRKLEDECSELKKDIDDLELTLAKVEKEKHATENKVKNLTEEMASQDETIMKLTKEKKALQEAHQQTLDDLQSEEDKANSLNKAKAKLEQQVDDLEGSLEQEKKVRMDLERSKRKLEGDLKLTQEGLMDLENDKQQLEEKLKKNDFEVVQINSRLEDEQVASVQLQKKLKENQARIEELEEELDAERAARAKVEKQRSDLSRELEDISERLEEAGGATSAQVELSKKRDAEFQKLRRELEESTLHHEATAATLRKKHADSVAELGEQIDNLQRVKQKLEKEKSELKLELDDLSSNMESVVKAKSNIEKICRTMEDNMNEYKSKYEEAQRSVNDLNTQRAKLLTENGEFGRQLEEKECLISQLTRGKNSYNQQVEDLRRQLEEEIKAKNALAHAVQSARHDCDLLREQFEEEQEAKAELQRALSKSNTEVSSWRTKYETDGIQKTEELEEAKKKLVQRLQEAEEAIEAVNAKCSSLEKTKHRLQNEIEDLMLDLERSNAASAALDKKQRAFDKVLAEWKQKFEESQCELEASQKEARSLSTELFKLRNAYEESLDQLETMKRENKNLQEEISDLTDQLGEGGRSAHELEKIRKQLEQEKAELQSALEEAEGSLEHEESKILRAQLEFNQVKAEMERKVAEKDEEMEQAKRNYQRMLESLQSSLESETRSRNEALRVKKKMEGDLNEMEIQLCQANRQAADAQKQLKCLQAFLKDTQLQLDDTQHGNDDLRENIALLERRNNLIQAELDELRAALEQTERSRKLAEQELTDASERMQLLHSQNTSLINQKKKHETDLLHLQNEIEEAIQENRNAEEKAKKAITDAAMMAEELKKEQDTSAHLERMKKNMEQTIKDLQHRLDEAEQIAMKGGKKQLQKLEARIKELENELEAEQKRGTESIKGVRKYERRNKELTYQTEEDRKNMARLQDLVDKLQLKVKSYKHAAEEAEEAANTNMAKLRKLQHELDEAEERADIADSQVNKLRAKTRDGSSKKGLDE, encoded by the coding sequence ATGGGTGACGTTCTGATGGCTGAGTTTGGGAAGGCGGCTCCTTACCTAAGAAAGTCAGACAAAGAGCGTCTGGAAGCTCAGACCAGACGTTTTGACATCAAGACTGAATGTTTTGTAGTTGACGATAAAGTTGAATATGTGAAGGGACAAATCCAGAGCAAAGACGGAGGGATGGCGACTGTCAAGAAGGATGATGGAACAACTGTAACTGTGAAGGAGTCTGATGTTCACCCCCAGAACCCGCCAAAATTTGATAAAATTGAAGACATGGCAATGTTCACATTCCTCCATGAGCCCGCTGTGCTGTTCAACCTCAAAGAGCGTTACGCAGCGTGGATGATCTACACCTACTCCGGGCTCTTCTGTGTCACCGTCAACCCCTACAAGATGCTTCCTGTCTACGACTCTGAGGTGGTGGCTGCCTACAGGGGGAAGAAGAGAACCGAGGCCCCCCCTCATATCTTCTCAATCTCTGATAACGCCTACCAGTACATGCTGACTGACAGAGAGAACCAGTCTGTTCTCATCACCGGAGAATCCGGAGCAGGAAAGACTGTGAACACTAAAAGAGTCATCCAGTACTTTGCCAGCATCGCAGCTGTCGGtggtggagggaaaaaagacaCCAGCAAGGGTACACTAGAGGACCAAATCATCCAGGCGAATCCTGCACTGGAGGCCTTTGGCAACGCCAAAACGCTGAGAAACGACAACTCGTCTCGTTTTGGAAAATTCATTCGAATTCACTTTGGTACGAGTGGCAAACTGTCATCTGCCGACATCGAGACGTACCTGCTGGAGAAGTCACGCATCACTTTTCAGCTTAAGGCTGAGAGGAACTATCACATTTTTTACCAGATCCTGTCCAATCAGAAGCCAGAGCTGCTGGACATCCTGCTGATCACCAACAATCCGTATGACTACTCCTACATCTCCCAAGGAGAGGTAACAGTAGCCTCCATCAATGACTCGGAGGAGCTGATGGCCACCGACAGTGCCTTCGATGTGCTCGGCTTCACTCCAGAAGAGAAGATGGGTGTCTATAAACTTACTGGTGCCATCATGCACTTCGGCAACATGAAGTTCAaacagaagcagcgtgaggaGCAGGGTGAACCTGACGGGACGGAGGCTGTTGATAAATCAACTTACCTGATGGGGCTGAACTCTGCTGACCTCATCAAAGGCCTGTGTCATCCCAGGGTCAAGGTAGGAAATGAATATGTCACCAAAGGCCAAAGTGTGGACCAAGTCTACTACGCCATCGGTGCTTTGGCTAAGTCAGTGTACGAAAAGATGTTTAACTGGATGGTGGTGAGAATTAACCAATCCCTGGACACCAAACAGCACCGTCAGTACTTCATAGGAGTGCTGGACATTGCTGGATTTGAGATCTTTGATTTAAACACCTTTGAGCAGCTGTGCATCAACTACACTAACGAGAAACTGCAACAGTTTTTCAACCATCACATGTTTGTGCTGGAGCAAGAGGAGTACAAGAAGGAAGGGATTGATTGGGAGTTCATTGACTTTGGGATGGACTTACAAGCTTGTATTGACCTAATTGAGAAGCCACTTGGGATCCTGTCAATTCTGGAGGAAGAATGCATGTTTCCCAAAGCCAGTGACCAGACCTTCAAGTCCAAGCTCTACGATAATCATCTGGGCAAGAACAAGATGTTTGAGAAGCCGAAGGCAGCAAAGGGGAAAGCAGAGGCTCATTTCGCCCTGGTTCACTATGCTGGTACTGTGGACTATAACATTGGTGGTTGGCTGGTCAAAAACAAAGATCCCCTGAATGAAACAGTAGTCGGTCTTTACCAGAAATCTTCTCTGAAGCTCCTCAGTCTGTTGTTTTCAAGTTATTCAGGGACTGATGGTGGTGACAAGGGAAGTGGAAAAGGAGCCAAAAAGAAAGGCTCCTCATTCCAGACGGTGTCTGCACTTCACAGGGAAAACCTGAATAAGCTAATGAACAACCTGAAGACCACACATCCTCACTTTGTCCGCTGTCTAATTCCTAATGATCAGAAAACCCCAGGAGTCATGGACAACTGCCTTGTGATGCACCAGCTGCGCTGTAATGGTGTCCTAGAAGGTATCAGAATATGCAGGAAGGGTTTCCCAAACAGGGTGCATTATGGCGACTTCAAACAGCGGTACAGGATCCTTAATGCCTCTGCCATTCCTGAGGGTCAATTCATCGACTGTAAGAAAAGTGCTGAAAAGTTGCTCGGATCACTTGACATTGACCACACTCAGTACAAGTTTGGCCACACAAAGGTTTTCTTTAAAGCTGGCTTGCTGGGAACTCTGGAGGAAATGCGAGATGAGCAACTCTCTCGGATCATCACCAGGATCCAGGCTAATGCCCGGGCACTCCTCATGAGGGCATTGTTTGCTAAACTAGTGGAACGTAGGGATGCTCTGATGGTCATCCAGTGGAACCTTCGCTCTTTCCTTGGTGTAAAGAATTGGCCCTGGATGAAGCTGTTCTTCAAGATCAAACCTTTGCTAAAGAGCGCTGAATCCGAGAAAGAGATGGCCAACATGAAAGACGAGTTCAACAAGCTAAAAGAAGCGCTGGAGAAATCCGAAGCGAGACGAAAGGAATTAGAGGAGAAAATGGTGACTCTTCTCCAAGAGAAGAATGATCTGACTCTGCAAATCCAGTCTGAACAGGATACTCTGACAGACGCTGAAGAACGCTGTGAACAGCTTATTAAGAGCAAGATTCAACTGGAGGCCAAGCTGAAAGAGATGACAGAAAGACTCGAAGATGAAGAAGAGCTGAATGCAGACCTCACAGCAAAGAAACGCAAACTTGAGGATGAATGCTCCGAGTTGAAAAAAGATATCGATGACCTGGAGCTGACTTTGGCCAAAgttgagaaagagaaacacgcTACAGAGAATAAGGTGAAAAACCTAACGGAGGAAATGGCTTCCCAGGATGAGACCATCATGAAACTGACCAAAGAGAAGAAGGCACTGCAGGAGGCTCACCAGCAGACACTGGATGACCTTCAGAGTGAAGAGGACAAAGCCAACAGTTTAAACAAAGCTAAAGCTAAGCTGGAGCAACAGGTAGATGATTTGGAGGGCTCGCTGGAGCAAGAGAAGAAAGTCAGGATGGACCTTGAGCGCTCAAAGAGGAAGCTCGAAGGAGACCTGAAACTGACCCAGGAGGGTTTGATGGACTTGGAGAATGATAAACAACAGCTGGAAGAAAAGCTCAAGAAAAACGACTTTGAAGTTGTCCAAATTAATTCAAGACTAGAAGACGAACAGGTGGCTTCAGTTCAGCTccagaagaagctgaaagaaaacCAGGCGAGAATTGAGGAGCTGGAAGAGGAGCTGGATGCTGAGCGTGCAGCCCGGGCCAAAGTGGAGAAGCAGCGCTCCGATCTTTCCCGTGAGCTGGAGGACATCAGTGAACGCCTGGAAGAAGCAGGTGGAGCAACATCGGCTCAGGTGGAGCTGAGCAAGAAAAGAGATGCTGAATTTCAGAAGCTGCGAAGGGAACTGGAAGAATCCACCCTCCACCATGAGGCTACTGCTGCCACCCTGAGGAAGAAACATGCAGACAGTGTCGCTGAACTGGGTGAGCAGATTGACAACCTGCAGCGAGTGAAGCAGaagctggaaaaagaaaagagtgagcTTAAACTTGAGCTGGATGACTTGTCTTCTAACATGGAGAGTGTTGTGAAGGCCAAGTCAAACATTGAGAAGATCTGTCGTACAATGGAAGACAACATGAATGAGTACAAGAGTAAATATGAGGAAGCTCAACGAAGTGTCAATGACTTGAATACACAGAGGGCCAAGCTGCTCACTGAGAATGGGGAATTTGGACgccagctggaggagaaggagtgTCTAATATCACAGCTCACTAGAGGGAAGAATTCGTACAACCAGCAGGTAGAAGATCTACGCAGACAGCTAGAAGAGGAGATCAAAGCAAAGAATGCCCTCGCCCATGCTGTGCAGTCTGCTCGGCATGACTGTGATCTGCTCCGAGAACAGTTTGAAGAAGAGCAGGAAGCAaaggctgagctgcagagagctCTGTCAAAATCGAACACAGAGGTCTCATCATGGAGGACAAAATATGAAACTGATGGAATTCAGAAAACAGAAGAGCTGGAAGAAGCCAAAAAGAAGCTTGTTCAGAGActgcaggaagcagaggaggccATTGAGGCAGTGAACGCAAAGTGTTCATCTCTTGAGAAGACCAAACATCGCCTCCAAAATGAGATTGAAGACCTAATGCTGGACCTCGAGAGATCCAATGCAGCATCTGCAGCACTGGACAAGAAGCAAAGAGCCTTTGACAAAGTCTTGGCAGAGTGGAAGCAGAAATTTGAGGAGTCACAGTGTGAGCTGGAGGCCTCCCAGAAGGAGGCTCGGTCTCTGAGTACTGAACTCTTCAAACTGAGAAATGCCTATGAAGAGAGTCTTGATCAACTCGAGAcaatgaagagagagaacaaaaacCTCCAGGAGGAGATCTCGGACCTCACTGACCAGCTGGGAGAGGGTGGCAGAAGTGCCCATGAACTGGAGAAGATCCGGAAGCAGCTGGAACAAGAAAAGGCTGAGCTCCAGTCGGCCCTTGAGGAGGCAGAAGGTTCGCTGGAGCATGAAGAGAGCAAGATCCTGCGAGCTCAACTTGAATTCAACCAGGTGAAGGCCGAGATGGAGCGGAAAGTGGCTGAGAAAGACGAGGAAATGGAGCAGGCCAAGAGAAACTACCAACGCATGCTTGAGTCACTTCAGTCCTCTCTGGAATCTGAGACCAGGAGCCGCAATGAGGCCCTGAGAGTCAAGAAGAAGATGGAAGGTGATCTAAACGAGATGGAGATTCAGCTCTGCCAAGCTAACAGGCAGGCAGCTGATGCCCAAAAACAGCTCAAGTGCCTCCAGGCCTTCCTGAAGGACACTCAACTGCAGCTGGATGATACACAGCATGGCAACGATGACCTGAGAGAGAACATCGCTCTCCTTGAACGACGAAACAACCTGATCCAGGCTGAGCTTGACGAACTGAGGGCTGCTCTCGAGCAGACGGAAAGAAGTCGGAAACTTGCTGAACAGGAGCTCACTGACGCAAGTGAGCGAATGCAACTTCTACACTCCCAGAACACTAGCCTGATcaaccagaagaagaagcatGAAACAgatctcctccacctgcagaaTGAGATTGAGGAGGCCATACAGGAGAACCGCAATGCTGAGGAGAAGGCAAAGAAGGCCATCACAGATGCAGCCATGATGGCTGAGGAGCTCAAGAAGGAGCAGGACACCAGCGCCCATCTGGAGCGCATGAAGAAGAACATGGAGCAGACCATCAAAGACCTGCAGCACCGTCTGGACGAGGCCGAGCAAATTGCCATGAAGGGCGGCAAGAAGCAGCTCCAGAAACTGGAAGCTCGCATCAAAGAGCTGGAGAATGAGCTAGAGGCTGAGCAGAAGAGGGGAACCGAATCTATCAAAGGGGTTCGCAAGTATGAACGCCGCAACAAGGAGCTCACCTACCAGACTGAGGAAGACCGCAAGAACATGGCTCGCCTCCAGGACCTGGTGGACAAACTACAGCTTAAGGTCAAGTCCTACAAACACGCagctgaggaggctgaggaggcgGCAAACACCAACATGGCCAAACTCCGCAAACTGCAGCACGAATTGGATGAGGCGGAGGAGAGAGCCGACATTGCCGACTCACAGGTGAACAAGTTGAGGGCAAAGACCAGGGATGGATCCTCCAAGAAGGGCCTGGATGAGTGA